Proteins from a genomic interval of Antedon mediterranea chromosome 5, ecAntMedi1.1, whole genome shotgun sequence:
- the LOC140049354 gene encoding DNA excision repair protein ERCC-5 homolog isoform X2, translating into MPRVDRKAASAQDMYNLPPLPDASDDSFKDFEDDIWDEHQQQMSRFSDQDIDNFDINSEDFKALPPEIQHEIIEEYLEKNKHNSWAKKSTLPKEANEFSDFQLNKLLNKNKLNRKLEDIRDEMSRKSSGEIASILDVETKSVEARRVVSEDTQHYILVKTQKQKNAEQNLGDEAKPSGSKDILQVENLAESSKSLWNNKTIGVLEEKESKRPITANDLEIAMQAVFDNQKAKMAQKQARNDQPLEEVTSNDARLNKHDIIVNENSSTSSAYKDLVLSETQDKKRDHVKDGKYIQVITQQHLQLDIQTKSVANRSLLSDATISVADESQLLETSIANTQNVEIVCLKNNSTKQEKDIDEVSDYKDSTSINQTDCDKILNDDRLVKNQEIQKTPTEEELESGRKNVLTNEMDKESDSEDDFIEVSFDPTQIRGNDELFPAEIFMETNPGVPVTDDMHNYEVQDKDEIQHKINTKNRKQSITLQRKEEQFMESISKDKEKSIKEWTDMNTKNVSEMKNALEEERATLKSEQQRQQRIGASITDQMYAESKELLELFGIPYITSPQEAEAQCAFLDLCDQTHGSITDDSDVWLFGGRKVYKNFFTKDKEVELYESCNFENQLFLDRIKMINMGLLLGCDYTDGLDGVGCITAMEILSEFPGKGIDGLRDFRAWWDANSGNLNPPVETKIKSQLRKLDLPSTFPQEEVLKAFMNPLVDESTEEFSWGMPDLDSIRGFALERLNWNIKKTDENVLPVLKKMNEQNVQRQITSYFGIVAHQNSDIQSKRLKRVLKKFQPTTSYSDSEEKSDNQQGKKKKKALKQKRKCIKVDSADDTKKTTTESGNKQDIKCKPIKRRKKGKKNVLYKEESGSDEANTDDKSKQTKGQVEGPNLSESGSSSD; encoded by the exons atgcctAGAGTTGACAGAAAAGCAGCTAGTGCACAGGACATGTACAACCTGCCACCACTACCTGATGCTTCAGATGATAGTTTCAA AGATTTTGAAGATGACATCTGGGATGAACACCAACAACAGATGTCAAGGTTTAGTGATCAAGACATTGACAATTTTGACATAAATTCAGAAGACTTTAAGGCCCTTCCTCCAGAAATACAGCATGAAATAATCGAGGAGTATCTAGAAAAAAACAAGCATAATTCATGGGCTAAGAAAAGTACACTACCAAAG GAGGCGAATGAATTTTCAGATTTTCAGCTGAACAAACTATTAAATAAGAACAAACTCAATCGAAAGCTTGAAGATATACGTGATGAGATGAGTAGGAAGAGTTCTGGAGAAATTGCTTCCATTCTTGATGTAGAAACAAAAAGTGTAGAAGCACGAAGAGTTGTGTCTGAAGACACCCAACACTATATTTTAGTAAAGACCCAAAAACAAAAGAATGCTGAACAAAATCTTGGAGATGAAGCAAAACCATCTGGCAGCAAAGACATTTTGCAAGTTGAAAATCTTGCTGAAAGCTCTAAGTCTTTATGGAATAATAAGACTATTGGTGTTTTAGAAGAGAAGGAATCAAAACGTCCAATAACAGCAAATGATCTTGAAATAGCAATGCAGGCAGTCTTTGACAACCAGAAAGCAAAGATGGCACAGAAGCAAGCAAGAAACGATCAGCCTTTAGAAGAAGTGACATCAAATGATGCAAGGTTAAACAAGCATGACATTATTGTAAACGAGAATAGTTCTACATCTTCAGCTTATAAGGATCTGGTTCTATCAGAAACACAAGACAAAAAGAGGGATCATGTTAAGGATGGCAAATATATTCAAGTAATAACTCAACAACATTTACAGTTAGATATTCAAACCAAATCCGTGGCAAATAGAAGTCTGCTATCAGATGCTACCATATCTGTGGCAGACGAGAGTCAATTGTTAGAAACTAGCATTGCAAACACTCAAAATGTGGAAATTGTTTGTCTGAAAAATAATAGTACAAAACAAGAGAAAGATATTGATGAAGTCAGTGATTATAAagatagtacaagtataaaccAAACAGATTGTGATAAGATTTTGAATGATGATAGGCTGGTGAAGAACCAGGAAATTCAAAAGACACCCACAGAAGAAGAATTAGAAAGCGgaagaaaaaatgtattaactaATGAAATGGATAAAGAAAGTGACTCTGAAG ATGACTTTATTGAAGTCTCATTTGATCCAACCCAAATAAGAGGTAATGATGAACTTTTTCCTGCTGAAATCTTTATGGAAACTAATCCTGGTGTACCAGTTACGGATGATATGCATAATTATGAAGTGCAGGATAAAGATGAGATACAGCACAAAATCAACACAAAAAATAG AAAACAATCAATTACACTACAACGTAAAGAAGAACAATTTATGGAATCTATATCTAAAGATAAAGAAAAGTCTATAAAAGAGTGGACAGATATGAATACT AAGAATGTTAGTGAAATGAAAAATGCTCTTGAGGAAGAAAGAGCAACATTGAAAAGTGAGCAGCAACGTCAGCAAAGAATTGGGGCATCAATTACTGATCAAATGTATGCTGAAAGTAAG gAATTACTTGAGCTTTTTGGTATTCCATATATTACAAGCCCTCAAGAGGCAGAAGCGCAATGTGCTTTTCTTGACCTTTGTGACCAAACACATGGATCCATTACAGATGATAGTGACGTCTGGCTCTTTGGCGGTCGTAAAGtttataaaaacttttttaccAAGGATAAAGAAGTTGAGTTGTATGAAAGCTGTAACTTTGAAAATCAATTAT TTCTTGATcgaataaaaatgattaatatggGTCTTCTACTTGGCTGTGACTATACTGATGGTTTAGATGGTGTTGGTTGTATCACAGCTATGGAAATACTTAGTGAGTTCCCTGGTAAAGGTATTGATGGCTTAAGAGACTTCAG AGCTTGGTGGGATGCCAATTCTGGTAATCTAAATCCTCCTGTAGAAACCAAGATCAAATCACAGCTGCGCAAGCTAGATCTTCCATCCACATTTCCACAAGAAGAAGTCTTGAAGGCATTCATGAATCCACTGGTTGATGAGTCGACAGAGGAATTCTCTTGGGGAATGCCAGATCTAGATTCAATTCGAGGAT TTGCACTTGAACGTTTAAACTGGAACATAAAGAAAACTGATGAAAATGTTCTACCAGTTTTAAAAAAGATGAATGAGCAAAAC GTTCAGCGGCAAATTACATCATACTTTGGAATAGTCGCACATCAAAATTCAGACATTCAAAGTAAACGGCTGAAACGAGTCTTGAAAAAATTTCAACCGACCACATCTTACAGTGATAGCGAAGAAAAGTCGGATAATCAACAAggtaaaaagaagaaaaaggctctaaaacaaaaaagaaaatgtataaaaGTCGATTCTGCAGATGATACTAAGAAGACTACAACAGAATCTGGAAACAAGCAAGATATTAAATGTAAACctattaaaagaagaaaaaagggTAAAAAGAATGTATTGTACAAAGAGGAAAGTGGCAGTGATGAAGCAAACACTGATGACAAATCAAAACAGACAAAGGGTCAAGTGGAAGGACCAAATTTATCAGAAAGTGGAAGCAGTTCGGATTAA
- the LOC140049354 gene encoding DNA excision repair protein ERCC-5 homolog isoform X1, with product MGVHGLWQLLKPTGKPVTLESLEGKVLAVDISIWLHQAVRGMRDSEGNLVNNAHLVTLVHRICKLLYFRIKPIFVFDGSVPELKRRTMAGRRKRKELAINKTGQASEQILKNYMKVHAVDTYLGKKKSIKKTKMPRVDRKAASAQDMYNLPPLPDASDDSFKDFEDDIWDEHQQQMSRFSDQDIDNFDINSEDFKALPPEIQHEIIEEYLEKNKHNSWAKKSTLPKEANEFSDFQLNKLLNKNKLNRKLEDIRDEMSRKSSGEIASILDVETKSVEARRVVSEDTQHYILVKTQKQKNAEQNLGDEAKPSGSKDILQVENLAESSKSLWNNKTIGVLEEKESKRPITANDLEIAMQAVFDNQKAKMAQKQARNDQPLEEVTSNDARLNKHDIIVNENSSTSSAYKDLVLSETQDKKRDHVKDGKYIQVITQQHLQLDIQTKSVANRSLLSDATISVADESQLLETSIANTQNVEIVCLKNNSTKQEKDIDEVSDYKDSTSINQTDCDKILNDDRLVKNQEIQKTPTEEELESGRKNVLTNEMDKESDSEDDFIEVSFDPTQIRGNDELFPAEIFMETNPGVPVTDDMHNYEVQDKDEIQHKINTKNRKQSITLQRKEEQFMESISKDKEKSIKEWTDMNTKNVSEMKNALEEERATLKSEQQRQQRIGASITDQMYAESKELLELFGIPYITSPQEAEAQCAFLDLCDQTHGSITDDSDVWLFGGRKVYKNFFTKDKEVELYESCNFENQLFLDRIKMINMGLLLGCDYTDGLDGVGCITAMEILSEFPGKGIDGLRDFRAWWDANSGNLNPPVETKIKSQLRKLDLPSTFPQEEVLKAFMNPLVDESTEEFSWGMPDLDSIRGFALERLNWNIKKTDENVLPVLKKMNEQNVQRQITSYFGIVAHQNSDIQSKRLKRVLKKFQPTTSYSDSEEKSDNQQGKKKKKALKQKRKCIKVDSADDTKKTTTESGNKQDIKCKPIKRRKKGKKNVLYKEESGSDEANTDDKSKQTKGQVEGPNLSESGSSSD from the exons ATGGGTGTTCACGGACTGTGGCAACTTTTAAAACCTACAGGGAAACCTGTAACGCTTGAATCATTGGAAGGAAAGGTGTTGGCTGTCG ATATCAGCATTTGGTTACATCAAGCTGTACGAGGTATGAGGGATTCTGAAGGCAATTTGGTGAATAATGCTCACCTTGTCACATTAGTTCATCGTATCTGCAAGCTTCTCTATTTCAGAATTAAACCCATCTTTGTATTTGATGGCAGCGTTCCAGAGCTTAAGCGACGTACAATG GCAGGAAGAAGAAAGAGAAAGGAATtagcaataaataaaacagGCCAAGCTTCAGAACAGATTCTCAAGAACTATATGAAGGTCCATGCTGTCGATACATATCTaggcaaaaaaaaaag tataaaaaaaacaaaaatgcctAGAGTTGACAGAAAAGCAGCTAGTGCACAGGACATGTACAACCTGCCACCACTACCTGATGCTTCAGATGATAGTTTCAA AGATTTTGAAGATGACATCTGGGATGAACACCAACAACAGATGTCAAGGTTTAGTGATCAAGACATTGACAATTTTGACATAAATTCAGAAGACTTTAAGGCCCTTCCTCCAGAAATACAGCATGAAATAATCGAGGAGTATCTAGAAAAAAACAAGCATAATTCATGGGCTAAGAAAAGTACACTACCAAAG GAGGCGAATGAATTTTCAGATTTTCAGCTGAACAAACTATTAAATAAGAACAAACTCAATCGAAAGCTTGAAGATATACGTGATGAGATGAGTAGGAAGAGTTCTGGAGAAATTGCTTCCATTCTTGATGTAGAAACAAAAAGTGTAGAAGCACGAAGAGTTGTGTCTGAAGACACCCAACACTATATTTTAGTAAAGACCCAAAAACAAAAGAATGCTGAACAAAATCTTGGAGATGAAGCAAAACCATCTGGCAGCAAAGACATTTTGCAAGTTGAAAATCTTGCTGAAAGCTCTAAGTCTTTATGGAATAATAAGACTATTGGTGTTTTAGAAGAGAAGGAATCAAAACGTCCAATAACAGCAAATGATCTTGAAATAGCAATGCAGGCAGTCTTTGACAACCAGAAAGCAAAGATGGCACAGAAGCAAGCAAGAAACGATCAGCCTTTAGAAGAAGTGACATCAAATGATGCAAGGTTAAACAAGCATGACATTATTGTAAACGAGAATAGTTCTACATCTTCAGCTTATAAGGATCTGGTTCTATCAGAAACACAAGACAAAAAGAGGGATCATGTTAAGGATGGCAAATATATTCAAGTAATAACTCAACAACATTTACAGTTAGATATTCAAACCAAATCCGTGGCAAATAGAAGTCTGCTATCAGATGCTACCATATCTGTGGCAGACGAGAGTCAATTGTTAGAAACTAGCATTGCAAACACTCAAAATGTGGAAATTGTTTGTCTGAAAAATAATAGTACAAAACAAGAGAAAGATATTGATGAAGTCAGTGATTATAAagatagtacaagtataaaccAAACAGATTGTGATAAGATTTTGAATGATGATAGGCTGGTGAAGAACCAGGAAATTCAAAAGACACCCACAGAAGAAGAATTAGAAAGCGgaagaaaaaatgtattaactaATGAAATGGATAAAGAAAGTGACTCTGAAG ATGACTTTATTGAAGTCTCATTTGATCCAACCCAAATAAGAGGTAATGATGAACTTTTTCCTGCTGAAATCTTTATGGAAACTAATCCTGGTGTACCAGTTACGGATGATATGCATAATTATGAAGTGCAGGATAAAGATGAGATACAGCACAAAATCAACACAAAAAATAG AAAACAATCAATTACACTACAACGTAAAGAAGAACAATTTATGGAATCTATATCTAAAGATAAAGAAAAGTCTATAAAAGAGTGGACAGATATGAATACT AAGAATGTTAGTGAAATGAAAAATGCTCTTGAGGAAGAAAGAGCAACATTGAAAAGTGAGCAGCAACGTCAGCAAAGAATTGGGGCATCAATTACTGATCAAATGTATGCTGAAAGTAAG gAATTACTTGAGCTTTTTGGTATTCCATATATTACAAGCCCTCAAGAGGCAGAAGCGCAATGTGCTTTTCTTGACCTTTGTGACCAAACACATGGATCCATTACAGATGATAGTGACGTCTGGCTCTTTGGCGGTCGTAAAGtttataaaaacttttttaccAAGGATAAAGAAGTTGAGTTGTATGAAAGCTGTAACTTTGAAAATCAATTAT TTCTTGATcgaataaaaatgattaatatggGTCTTCTACTTGGCTGTGACTATACTGATGGTTTAGATGGTGTTGGTTGTATCACAGCTATGGAAATACTTAGTGAGTTCCCTGGTAAAGGTATTGATGGCTTAAGAGACTTCAG AGCTTGGTGGGATGCCAATTCTGGTAATCTAAATCCTCCTGTAGAAACCAAGATCAAATCACAGCTGCGCAAGCTAGATCTTCCATCCACATTTCCACAAGAAGAAGTCTTGAAGGCATTCATGAATCCACTGGTTGATGAGTCGACAGAGGAATTCTCTTGGGGAATGCCAGATCTAGATTCAATTCGAGGAT TTGCACTTGAACGTTTAAACTGGAACATAAAGAAAACTGATGAAAATGTTCTACCAGTTTTAAAAAAGATGAATGAGCAAAAC GTTCAGCGGCAAATTACATCATACTTTGGAATAGTCGCACATCAAAATTCAGACATTCAAAGTAAACGGCTGAAACGAGTCTTGAAAAAATTTCAACCGACCACATCTTACAGTGATAGCGAAGAAAAGTCGGATAATCAACAAggtaaaaagaagaaaaaggctctaaaacaaaaaagaaaatgtataaaaGTCGATTCTGCAGATGATACTAAGAAGACTACAACAGAATCTGGAAACAAGCAAGATATTAAATGTAAACctattaaaagaagaaaaaagggTAAAAAGAATGTATTGTACAAAGAGGAAAGTGGCAGTGATGAAGCAAACACTGATGACAAATCAAAACAGACAAAGGGTCAAGTGGAAGGACCAAATTTATCAGAAAGTGGAAGCAGTTCGGATTAA